A single region of the Prochlorococcus marinus str. MIT 0917 genome encodes:
- the thrC gene encoding threonine synthase has product MALSKKLKQLFSSAPQKNNWDGLIEAYKPWLPITKKTPIITLKEGATPLIEVKSISNRIGKGVKVYVKYDGLNPTGSFKDRGMTMAISKAKEAGCEAVICASTGNTSASAAAYASKGGMKSFVIIPDGYVAQGKLAQALVYGAEVLAIKGNFDKALDIVRELSNKYPITLVNSVNPYRLQGQKTAAFEIIENLGNAPDWLCIPMGNAGNISAYWMGFQEFFQAKKSKKLPRMMGFQASGSAPLVEGKSISNPETIATAIRIGNPVNKEKALLAKESSNGKFSSVTDSEIIEAYKVLGREEGIFCEPASAASVAGLLKIKNEVPKNSTIVCVLTGNGLKDPDCAIKNNESVFHTGIDPELTSITKVMGF; this is encoded by the coding sequence GTGGCTCTCTCTAAAAAATTAAAACAACTTTTTTCTTCTGCCCCCCAAAAAAATAACTGGGATGGACTAATAGAAGCATACAAACCTTGGTTACCAATTACAAAAAAAACACCAATCATTACTTTAAAAGAAGGTGCAACTCCTCTTATAGAAGTCAAATCAATAAGTAATCGAATTGGAAAAGGAGTAAAAGTATATGTTAAATATGACGGTCTAAATCCAACAGGATCATTCAAAGATAGAGGAATGACAATGGCAATCAGCAAAGCTAAAGAAGCTGGTTGCGAAGCGGTAATTTGCGCAAGCACAGGTAATACCTCAGCCTCAGCTGCTGCTTATGCAAGCAAAGGAGGGATGAAATCATTTGTTATTATTCCTGATGGATATGTAGCTCAAGGTAAATTAGCTCAGGCTTTAGTCTATGGAGCAGAAGTGTTAGCTATAAAAGGAAACTTTGATAAAGCATTAGACATTGTTAGAGAATTGTCTAATAAATATCCAATAACATTAGTTAACTCAGTTAACCCTTATAGATTACAAGGACAAAAAACAGCGGCTTTTGAGATAATAGAAAATCTTGGAAATGCTCCTGACTGGCTATGCATTCCAATGGGAAATGCAGGAAATATAAGTGCTTACTGGATGGGATTTCAAGAATTTTTTCAAGCTAAAAAATCAAAAAAACTTCCTCGAATGATGGGTTTTCAAGCAAGTGGTTCTGCTCCCTTAGTCGAGGGGAAAAGCATTAGCAATCCAGAAACAATTGCTACTGCGATAAGAATTGGTAATCCTGTTAATAAAGAAAAAGCTCTCTTAGCAAAAGAATCGAGTAATGGTAAGTTTTCTTCCGTAACAGATTCCGAAATAATCGAAGCATATAAAGTTCTTGGTAGAGAAGAAGGTATTTTTTGTGAACCTGCTAGCGCAGCTTCCGTTGCTGGTTTATTAAAGATTAAAAATGAGGTACCAAAAAATTCCACTATTGTTTGTGTCCTAACTGGAAATGGTTTAAAAGATCCTGATTGCGCAATTAAAAATAACGAATCAGTTTTTCATACAGGTATAGATCCAGAATTAACTTCAATAACAAAAGTAATGGGGTTTTAA
- the dnaN gene encoding DNA polymerase III subunit beta: protein MKLNCSQSELNTALQLVSRAVSHRPTHPVLANVLLAADEVTGKLRLTGFDLSLGIQTSISASIESSGAITLPAKLFGEIVAKLSNDSPLTLTSDESSQQVELTSKSGTYQVRGMLADDFPDLPLVQSGTSLKLNPFLLSNAIKSTLFASSTDDAKQLLTGVNLTFNGYGIESAATDGHRLAVLNLNNILSDSKDLDVSDKIDKFSITLPSKSLREVEKFLSTCDISQPINFFIDKGQVVFISADEIITIRALEGSYPNYSQLLPDTFENILEFDRKEFIASLERIAVLADQHNNVIKVTTDNSANLIKISTDAQDIGTGNESLPVSFIGEPFQIAFNVRYLLDGLKVIDSNFIKLSCNSPTTPAVFSPVNSDVNFTYLVMPIQIRN, encoded by the coding sequence ATGAAATTAAATTGCTCTCAATCTGAATTAAATACTGCTCTTCAGTTAGTAAGCAGAGCAGTTTCTCACCGACCGACACACCCTGTCTTAGCTAATGTTTTACTAGCAGCTGATGAAGTAACTGGAAAACTTCGTTTGACTGGTTTTGATTTGAGTTTAGGTATACAAACTTCAATATCAGCTTCTATAGAAAGTAGTGGTGCAATAACTCTTCCTGCTAAGTTGTTTGGTGAAATAGTTGCAAAATTGTCTAATGATTCTCCCTTAACTTTGACTTCTGATGAAAGTAGTCAACAAGTTGAATTAACTAGTAAAAGTGGTACATATCAAGTAAGAGGAATGCTTGCTGATGATTTTCCAGATTTACCTTTAGTACAAAGTGGTACTTCACTTAAGTTAAATCCATTCTTATTATCTAATGCAATTAAATCGACTTTATTTGCAAGTAGTACGGATGATGCTAAACAATTATTAACAGGTGTTAATCTTACATTTAATGGTTATGGAATTGAATCTGCAGCTACTGATGGACATAGATTAGCTGTTCTGAATTTAAACAATATTTTATCTGATTCTAAAGATCTAGACGTTTCTGATAAGATTGATAAGTTTTCAATTACTTTACCTTCAAAATCTTTAAGAGAAGTTGAAAAATTTTTAAGTACTTGTGATATTAGTCAGCCAATTAATTTTTTTATTGATAAAGGACAAGTAGTTTTTATCTCAGCTGATGAAATTATAACTATAAGAGCTTTAGAAGGCTCTTATCCAAATTATTCTCAATTATTGCCTGATACATTTGAAAACATATTAGAATTCGATAGAAAAGAATTTATTGCTTCATTAGAAAGAATAGCTGTTTTAGCTGATCAACATAATAACGTTATTAAAGTAACTACTGATAACTCAGCAAATTTAATTAAAATTAGTACTGATGCTCAAGATATCGGCACAGGTAACGAATCTCTTCCTGTTTCATTTATAGGTGAACCATTTCAAATAGCATTTAATGTGAGGTATTTATTAGATGGACTTAAAGTTATAGATTCAAATTTTATTAAATTAAGTTGTAATTCTCCTACTACACCTGCAGTGTTCTCACCTGTTAATAGTGATGTTAATTTTACTTATTTAGTTATGCCTATACAGATACGCAATTAA
- a CDS encoding PRC-barrel domain-containing protein, with protein MAIPTKLLFSNLLKHNVRCENGIDHGLVISPWMHPPVHRILGWVSRPSSLKLERKVWRLDQLKGINQQEIYVKGSYSLSDEQTLQRFPTLMNANIFNRSGQKLGLVADFVFELNKGNIQYYLVSRSNPLIPGTSRWRLSISQIIDKQPGSISCDIDTFEDLPIQKASLKEEFLSKSRKWKIQFEDLTNNASDKLEGWFDDQISESKNEGEDVSSEASNDYDSYDDWIDNLDIDTFDEFNTMNKSKRNKSSNNERDLDPWI; from the coding sequence TTGGCTATTCCGACTAAACTATTATTTAGTAATTTATTAAAACATAACGTTCGTTGTGAAAATGGAATTGATCATGGTTTAGTTATTAGTCCATGGATGCATCCTCCTGTTCATCGAATATTAGGTTGGGTAAGTCGTCCCTCTAGTTTAAAACTTGAAAGAAAGGTATGGAGGCTTGATCAATTAAAAGGAATAAATCAACAAGAAATTTATGTGAAAGGATCTTATTCACTTTCAGATGAGCAAACCCTACAACGTTTTCCAACGTTAATGAATGCAAATATTTTTAATAGAAGTGGACAAAAGCTAGGTCTAGTAGCTGATTTTGTTTTTGAGCTTAATAAAGGAAACATACAATACTATTTAGTTAGTCGTTCAAATCCCTTAATTCCAGGAACAAGTCGATGGCGTTTATCCATATCACAAATTATTGATAAACAACCCGGTTCTATTTCTTGTGATATTGATACATTTGAAGATTTACCAATACAGAAAGCAAGTTTAAAAGAAGAATTTCTTAGTAAGAGTAGAAAATGGAAAATTCAATTTGAAGATTTGACTAATAACGCTTCTGATAAGCTTGAGGGGTGGTTTGATGATCAAATTAGTGAAAGCAAGAACGAAGGTGAAGATGTTTCTTCTGAAGCATCCAATGATTATGATTCATATGATGATTGGATAGATAATTTAGATATAGATACTTTTGATGAATTTAATACAATGAATAAAAGCAAGAGAAATAAAAGTTCAAACAATGAAAGAGATCTTGATCCCTGGATTTAA
- the purL gene encoding phosphoribosylformylglycinamidine synthase subunit PurL: MSSTSKNNDFNQIIDSPKFSVEYDVLSSLKQEGLKKSDYVEICRRLDRAPNRNELGMFGVMWSEHCCYRNSRPLLKNFPTTGNRILVGPGENAGVVDIGLGQKLVFKIESHNHPSAVEPFQGAATGVGGILRDIFTMGARPIALLNALRFGPLEDEKNISLLEGVVAGISHYGNCVGVPTVGGEVGFDSSYSGNPLVNAMALGLMETEEIVCSGASGIDFPVLYVGNTTGRDGMGGASFASSELSKTSIDDRPAVQVGDPFLEKGLIEACLEAFKTGHVIAAQDMGAAGLTCSCSEMASKGEVGIELNLDLVPAREKEMTAYEFLLSESQERMLFVVKPGSEEELRQLFMRWGLYVEVVGKVLKQKVVKVIHKGQVVANLPASALADDTPIEEHLLNKSTPEYLQEHWKWTEDLLPENLNNGIINIKNNLFISWNNVLLNLLNTPSIASKNWIYKQYDYQIQSNTVVAPGEADAAVIRIRSQNDFITSSNQDRGIASVVDCNDRWVYLDPQRGSMSAVAEAARNLSCVGAEPIAITNNLNFSSPDEPVGFWQLSMSCQGITNACTILNTPVTGGNVSLYNDTKLPNNTVIPIHPTPVIGMVGLIEDINKICKKSWVKDGDQIWMIGLPLEANIKKDKRISLAASSFLEYIHGLKTGRPPEIDLYLEKEVQSFLRKIINKGIINSAHDLGDGGLAVALADCCISSGYGANIVLPPSKSRLDRLLFAEGGPRVLVSCSSNQSLELKKYYEIISIEEPNVFSISHLGTVNNQKKLLVSQANNSIIDVDILDLKDTYKECIYKKISK, from the coding sequence ATGTCATCTACTTCCAAAAACAATGATTTTAATCAAATCATTGATTCACCAAAATTTTCTGTTGAATATGATGTTCTATCTTCTCTTAAACAAGAAGGATTAAAAAAATCCGATTATGTAGAAATTTGTCGAAGACTAGATCGGGCGCCAAATAGAAATGAATTAGGAATGTTTGGTGTTATGTGGTCTGAACATTGCTGCTATCGAAATTCTCGCCCTTTACTTAAAAATTTTCCTACAACAGGTAATCGAATTCTTGTAGGACCAGGAGAAAATGCAGGCGTTGTAGATATTGGTTTAGGTCAAAAATTAGTTTTTAAAATTGAGAGTCATAATCATCCGTCAGCAGTGGAGCCTTTTCAAGGGGCAGCAACAGGAGTAGGTGGAATACTGAGAGATATTTTTACCATGGGAGCTAGACCAATAGCATTATTAAATGCTTTAAGATTTGGTCCTTTGGAGGATGAAAAAAATATTAGTTTATTAGAAGGTGTTGTTGCAGGTATTTCACATTATGGAAATTGTGTAGGTGTTCCCACTGTTGGAGGTGAAGTTGGCTTCGATAGTAGTTATTCAGGTAATCCTTTAGTTAATGCAATGGCATTGGGTTTGATGGAAACGGAGGAAATAGTTTGTTCAGGTGCTAGTGGAATCGATTTTCCAGTTCTTTATGTAGGAAATACAACTGGTAGAGATGGCATGGGAGGAGCAAGTTTTGCAAGTTCTGAACTTTCTAAAACTTCAATAGATGATCGACCCGCAGTACAAGTCGGTGATCCTTTTCTTGAAAAAGGATTAATAGAAGCTTGTTTAGAGGCTTTTAAAACAGGTCATGTAATTGCTGCACAGGATATGGGAGCAGCAGGTTTAACTTGTAGTTGTTCTGAAATGGCTTCAAAAGGTGAGGTAGGCATTGAATTGAATCTTGATTTAGTTCCAGCGAGAGAAAAGGAAATGACTGCATATGAATTCTTGTTGTCAGAATCACAAGAAAGAATGTTATTCGTTGTGAAACCTGGTTCAGAAGAAGAATTGAGACAATTATTTATGAGATGGGGATTATATGTTGAAGTTGTAGGAAAGGTTTTAAAACAAAAAGTTGTTAAAGTCATCCATAAAGGACAAGTTGTAGCAAACTTACCAGCATCTGCACTTGCTGATGATACACCTATAGAAGAGCATCTATTAAATAAGTCAACGCCTGAATATTTACAAGAACATTGGAAATGGACAGAAGATTTATTACCTGAAAATTTAAATAATGGAATTATTAATATAAAAAATAATCTATTTATTAGTTGGAATAATGTTTTATTAAATTTATTAAATACGCCATCAATAGCCTCAAAAAATTGGATATATAAACAATATGATTATCAAATACAATCTAATACAGTTGTTGCTCCTGGAGAAGCTGATGCAGCTGTTATAAGGATTCGTTCTCAAAATGATTTTATAACTTCATCAAATCAAGATAGAGGAATAGCGTCAGTTGTTGATTGCAACGATAGATGGGTTTATTTAGATCCTCAACGAGGAAGTATGTCAGCCGTTGCAGAAGCGGCAAGGAATTTAAGTTGTGTTGGAGCTGAACCTATAGCAATTACAAATAATTTAAATTTTTCTTCTCCAGATGAACCAGTAGGTTTTTGGCAATTATCAATGTCATGTCAAGGTATAACTAATGCTTGTACAATATTGAATACTCCAGTCACAGGAGGCAATGTGTCTTTATATAATGATACTAAATTGCCTAATAATACAGTTATTCCAATACATCCAACGCCTGTAATTGGGATGGTTGGATTAATAGAAGATATTAATAAAATTTGTAAAAAATCTTGGGTTAAAGATGGAGATCAAATATGGATGATTGGATTACCTTTAGAAGCTAATATAAAAAAAGATAAAAGAATATCATTAGCCGCTTCATCTTTTTTAGAGTATATTCATGGACTAAAAACGGGAAGACCGCCCGAAATAGATTTATATTTAGAAAAAGAAGTTCAGTCATTTTTAAGAAAAATAATAAACAAAGGTATTATCAACTCAGCTCATGATTTAGGTGATGGTGGTTTAGCAGTAGCTTTAGCTGATTGTTGTATTTCTTCTGGATATGGAGCAAATATTGTGCTACCTCCAAGCAAATCAAGATTAGATAGGCTTCTGTTTGCTGAAGGCGGGCCAAGAGTTTTAGTTAGTTGCTCAAGCAATCAAAGCTTAGAATTAAAAAAATACTATGAAATTATTTCTATAGAAGAACCTAATGTTTTTTCAATATCTCATTTAGGAACTGTAAATAATCAAAAAAAACTATTAGTTTCTCAAGCTAATAATTCCATTATAGATGTTGACATTTTAGATTTGAAAGATACATATAAAGAATGTATCTATAAAAAAATATCTAAATAA